From the Hordeum vulgare subsp. vulgare chromosome 1H, MorexV3_pseudomolecules_assembly, whole genome shotgun sequence genome, the window cccatatatataggggagggaggggctgcgcccccttgagggtttccctctcctggggggggcaaccctagatggggctggtgcagcggccaaggggggaggagaggtggcgcacctctctggtgggccttaggcccacctgcgctagggttcccccctctcccctcttccagcgccatgggctgagtggggggggggggcgcaccagcccacctaggggctggttcccttccccacttggcccatctagcctcccggggtcgttgccccccttcgatggaccgccggggccacctccggtggtcccggtggtcccggtacgttaccgatgatgcctggaacacttctggtgtccgaaaaccatccgtcctatatatcaatctttacctccggaccattctagagctcctcatgacgtccgggatctcatccgggagtccgaataactttcgataacctcgtataacaattccctataaccctagcgtcatcgaaccttaagtgtgtagaccctacgggttcgggagacatgcagacatgaccgagacacctctctggtcaataaccatcagcagggtctgaatacccatggtggctcccacttgctccacgatgatctcatcagatgaaccacgatgtcaaggattcaatcaatcccgtatacaattcctttgtctgtcggtatagaacttgcccgagattcgatcgtcggtatacctataccttgttcaatctcgttaccggtaagtctctttactcattccgtaacacgtcatcgtgtgactaactccttagtcacgttgagctcatgatgatgttctaccgagtgggcccagagatacctctccgtcacacggagtgacaaatcccgatctcgattcgtaccaacccaacagacactttcggaggtacccgtagtgcacctttatagtcacccagttacgttgtgacgtttgatacacccaaagcactcctatggtatccgggagttgcacaatctcacggtcgaaggaaaagacacttgacattagaaaagctttagcatacgaacaaatacgatctagtgctatgcttaggattgggtcttgtccatcacatcattcttccaatgatgtgatcccgttatcaatgacatctaatgtccatgatcaggaaaccatgatcatctattgactaacgagctagccaactagaggcttgctagggacacattgtgatctatttattcacacatgtattactgtttcctgttaatacaattatagcatgaacaatagacgattatcatgaacaaggaaatatgataataaccattttattattgcctctagggcatatttccaacaagatccCCCTGGGAGCTCGGCGCGCGGGCTCCTAGCTTTTGAATCCGGTCGGTTCCGGCGATTCTGAGCGCGGGAAGAGGACGATGTGGCGCTGCTTCGGCTGGGGGAGGGGGGGAAGGAAAAGGTGGGTCGACTTCGGGCGGGCGCAAGAAGAAGGAGGCGACACGAGGGAgctatggctggcatgaagaagaaTGGGGCGGTCCGGCACAACTTCGACCGACGTGCAAGGTATATTCGACTGAATTTGTTGCGGGTTCGAGCTCGATTTTGCCGCGGAGTAGGTTTAGGTCAAACTCATGCCGAATTTTGTACATTTTGTAGATGGATTGGAGCTCGTCCTTATCGTCTTCTTCCGACAATTGGGACATAGAAGACTTTATTCTCGACGACCATGACGAGAATCTAGTGTTCTTGCATCTCATCGATGAATCTGAAGAGGGGGCGAGCAAAAAAGTCATGGATTGCCGGTCGGCCAGCTATGCATTCCCGGTAACCGAGCTTTGGGAGACAAGATGCTCATGAAGGAATGCATACAAATGAGCTTGGATGAACAGAAAATTTGTAAGATATTTTAAAATGTTTTAAATAATCTGAAATTCTTTTACACCAAACTTTTATAAATGTTTTAATAGCTTGCAAAATTTCAGTACGAAATCACAATTTTTAAAGTCAtggcaaaaaaacaaaagtattgcttcaaaatgcttttgaaagtagcatttttaaagttttgattttattttatttgccaCGAATTTCACGAGCAtttaaaacatttgtcaaagttttcttatttttttttaaattatttatattatttttgaaattTACTGTTCAGCGTGCAAAAACATCACGTCCATCTCTTACTCTGATAAAAGCGTTCCGtggtggttgaagaaaatcgggcACGACCAGCCTCTTTCTCCTCGTTCGTGTTAATGGCGCAGCGCGGCAACGGCCGCTTCCAAGGTTCCACCACTCCTCCACCCGATGCCTCCCTTCCAGCCATTAGCACATGAGCTCCACCTCTCGCGCCGCGCTCTCCCCGAGTCCCGATGTCACGGGCGCCTCCCGCGTTGGCGGCTCCGGCCAACTCCACGTTCTCCCACCTCTTCCAGCTCTGCGCCCGCGGCGGCCGCGCTGCCCTCGACGCCGGGCGAGCCGCTCACGCGCGCATGCTCGTGTCCGGGTTCGTCCCGACAGCCTTCGTCTCGAACTGCCTCCTGCAGATGTACGCCCGCTGCGCGGACGCCGCGTACGCTCGCAGGGTGTTCGACGCGATGCCCCACAGGGACACCGTCTCGTGGAACACCATGCTCACCGCGTATTCGCACTGCGGAGACATCGCGACCGCGGTATCACTGTTCGATGCAATGCCAAATCCGGATGTCGTGTCATGGAACACGCTCGTCTCAAGCTATTGTCAGCGTGGCATGTATGGCGAGTCTGTGGCCCTGTTTCTGGAGATGGCTCGCTCTGGTGTTGCCTCCGACCGGACAACGTTCGCTGTCCTTCTGAAGTCGTGCGGTGCTCTGGACGACTTGGCACTCGGTGTGCAAATCCATGCGTTGGCGGTGAAGGCAGGGTTAGATATTGATGTCCGGACTGGGAGTGCTCTCGTGGACATGTATGGCAAGTGCGGCAGTTTGGATGACGCGTTCTTCTTCTTTTATGGAATGCCCGAGAGGAACTGGGTCTCGTGGGGTGCAGCCCTTGCTGGGTGCGTTCACAATGAGCAGTACACGCGTGGATTGGAGCTGTTCATGGAGATGCAGAGGTCAGGGATGGGAGTGAGCCAGCCGGCTTATGCCAGTGTCTTTAGATCCTGCGCAGCAAAATCATGTCTGAGCACTGGAAGGCAGTTGCATGCACATGCCATAAAGAATAACTTCAATACCGACCGTATTGTTGGGACAGCTATTGTCGATGTTTATGCTAAGGCTAATAGCTTGGTGGATGCTAAAAGGGCATTCTTTGGGTTGCCCAGCCATACAGTACAAACGTGCAATGCCATGATGGTTGGGCTTGTGCGCGCTGGGCTTGCAAATGAGGCCTTGGAACTGTTTCAGTTCATGACCAGGTCAGGCATTGGTTTTGATGCAGTCAGTTTATCGGGCATCTTCAGTGCCTGTGCAGAGATTAAGGGGTATTTAAAAGGGCTACAAGTCCACTGCTTAGCAATGAAATCAGGTTTTGAGACGGATATCTGTGTCAGAAATGCAATTCTTGATCTGTATGGGAAGTGCAAAGCATTGGTTGAAGCATACTTTATCTTCCAGGATATGGAGGAACGAGATTCAATCTCTTGGAATGCTATTATTGCCGCTCTTGAGCAAAATGGGCGCTATGAGGACACTGTAGTTCATTTTAATGAGATGCTACGCTTTGGTATGGAACCTGATGATTTCACATATGGTAGTGTCCTTAAGGCTTGTGCAGCCTTACAATCTTTGGAGTTTGGTTTGATGGTTCATGACAAAGTCATCAAGTCAGGACTTGGTTCAGATGCTTTTGTAGCTAGCACTGTTGTTGACATGTACTGTAAATGTGGTATGATGACAGATGCTCAGAAACTCCATGACAGAATTGGGAAGCAAGAACTTGTTTCATGGAATGCCATCATGTCAGGATTTTCACTGAACAAACAGAGTGAGGATGCCCAGAAAATCTTCTCACAGATGTTAGATATTGGACTTAAGCCTGATCATTTCACCTATGCTACAATTCTTGACACTTGTGCTAACCTAGCTACCATTGAGATCGGGAAACAAATCCATGGTCAGATAATTAAGCAAGAAATGCTGGTAGATGAATATATATCCAGCACCCTTATAGACATGTACGCCAAGTGTGGGTACATGCAAGACTCACTGCTAATGTTTGAGAAGGCACAGAAACGGGATTTCGTGTCATGGAATGCTATGATATGCGGCTATGCGCTGCATGGTCAAGGAGCAGAAGCACTCAAGATGTTTGATAGGATGCAAAGGGAGGATGTGGTTCCGAACCATGCAACTTTTGTTGCTGTGCTCCGGGCTTGCAGCCATGTTGGTCTGCTGGAtgatggatgttgttacttccaTCAGATGACCACCCGCTACAAACTGGAACCACAACTGGAGCACTTTGCTTGCATGGTAGATATACTAGGACGGTCAAAGGGACCGCAGGAAGCTCTGAAGTTTATTGGCACCATGCCTTTTGAAGCGGATGCAGTCATCTGGAAGACTCTCCTAAGCGTTTGCAAGATCCATCAGGATGTTGAGGTGGCTGAACTTGCTGCCGGCAATGTTCTACTACTGGATCCTGAGGATTCTTCAGTTTACATTCTTCTGTCAAATGTATATGCAGGATCAGGGAAATGGGCTGATGTTTCAAGGACAAGAAGGTTAATGAAGCAGGGAAGGCTTAAGAAGGAACCTGGCTGTAGCTGGATTGAGGTGCAAAATGAGATGCATGGATTCCTTATAGGAGATAACGTCCATCCAAGATCGAGGGAGCTGTATGACATGCTGCATGATTTGATTGATGAGATGAAACTGTCCGGATATGACCCTGATTCAGCTTCTTTTGCTGAGGTTGACGAAGAGGGCAGTGCATCCGAGCAAGATGATTTACTTGGAATGGTTGGTGGCTAATCAGTCCTGTATTGAGGTTCCAATCTACCATTTTATTACAAAGCTCTGAACTTAATCTCCCCTGCAGCTGAGACAGTGATACTGCAAAAGATGCTCAGGCAGAACTCTGAAACTGTTTTCCCTGGCATGTCACTGTATCGTAAAATGGTTTTGTTGATCTCATGAGTGTATGAAATTCACAAACGTTGGAAGACAAACTGGTGCAGATATTTTGCTATATATATGATAGACTTGGCAATTGTGATTGTTTCCTCCACTTATGCTGGTACAGGCTTGTATAAAGGCACTTGACCAAATGTACCAGAAGAGTAAGTGCAAATGCAGCCCCGTTTTCCTTTCTGCACAATTATAATTTGCTGCTGCTGATGCCATGTTTCAGCTTTCTGATTAGGTTGAGCGAGCTTATTTGTTATACAGTTTCTCTAAAGCAGAATCCGAGGATAGTATTTGATATGCTTGTATGCCAGACGTTTTGAGAAGAAGCTTGGGATTATAACAAGGGAAGTCAAACTTCCCAGAAGATGCAAGGTCTTGCAAGCATTATCCAGTGCTAAATGTACTCAAGAGAGGTAATTTTATCCGGTTTAGTGCATCTGTATTTCCTATCATTACTGAGTGTTCATACAAATTGAAGTGCTACATTGGTTACTAAAATGAATTTGGTTCTGGCTGTTCAGTATGGTATCGTTGGTATTTCCATAGTGTGGTAGTGCTGGACTGCCAGTAGCATATTATAGTGAACTCTTACCGCAACCCTTCTGTCATATCCCAAATTTCGTGTCATATCCCAAATttcatattactccctccgttcctaaatataagtcattttagatATTCCACTATGGGATTAcagacggagcaaaatgagtgaatctatactctaaagtatgtctatatgcatccATATGTAGTTCGTAGTGACACCtccagaaagacttatatttaggaacgaagggagtatatcatAGCTCATAGGTATTTCCATAGTAGTATCCAAATTTCATATTATATTCGTTACGTTCTAGCTTTCTAGGTACTCTTAGCACAAGATGTGCATGTTTACTCCAAAAGTAGACATGTAAAACACGAAGTTACCAAAACCTTCATGGAGATGTCCCACCTTCCTGAGAGTTGTTTACCATGAATGCTTAAATTGGGAATTTGCAGAAGTTAcaggaaagaaaataaaaacatgACTAAATGAGTTGACACTCACAGTACCAATATAGAGTTTCATGGAGCGTAGAAGTCTCATCAATCTAAATGAAGTTTAAACAGAGTAGCTTACATTCATATATTGGTTGTCAGATACATGCAAGCCCGCACCAGGAACCAATCTGTTTGGCAGTTTGTAAAAGAAACTGAATAATAAGAATCCTATATACCTAAGAGATTCATCCCGACTATCCTATTTATCTCGACATGCAGCCTATCCACATCAGCAATCTGCCACGTCAGCGGCTCTTAATGTGCAGCGTTCCGTTTGTAGAATGTAAAAATATATGTTCGTTCCTAATCATCACATGTTAATTAGTAATTTAACACGTGATCTAATCCTATTCCTAACACACCCCCTTGGATCACACATCTTCTAGAAGTATCCATCATCTAGAGCTTCTTGtttatttcatcatatagagtttCTTGTGTATTTGCCATCCAGCTTGAGAATCATTTGTACAATTTGAGAATCtccccaaaaaccctgtgggaaaaataggAGTAATAGATAAACCATTGAAAACTCTTTTAGAACTGGTGgaaaaaaatataaggagaaaacaATATTGTATTGtttatattgcctcattaaaaacctctTATTAGAAACCTGATGGAAAAATTcataaggcctcgtttggttaagggggattggggaggttttgagaggaaaatccccggggGCTCACAAACCCCAGAGATCCTCgggcgcccatttggtaggaggggtttgctcagcccaatcccctccgttccccttcaacccctttctatccatgtgtttcaaaacccttcTCGGGGGACTAGTGAAAGCAAAACCCCGGGGATtcgagaggattgggtggaacaaagggattcacccaatcccctgaaatccctccctctcaaaacctccccaatccgccttaaccaaacaaggcctaaaggAAAAGAGTAGAATATCTATTATCTGATGATAATTAATGGGTTATAGTTCTGGGAGTTTTCTCCCTCTGAAACTTGCAAATCTCGAAAACGTTTCATACCAATTCCGTGAATACACTTCTGGAATGCTTTTGGTAAAGACTTTGTGAACAAATCTGCTAGACCCTCACATGATTTGGTTTGcaaaatatcaatttcttcatCTTTTTATAATTCATAAGGAAAGAACAACTTACGAGAAATGTGTTTTGTGATATTATTTTTTTATATAacccatttgcatttgagcaactGAAGTTGCATTATCTTAATAGATAATAGTTGGTGACCCTAATGAATCAACACCACATGAAGTTTAAATGTGGTTAATCATCCTGCAAAGCCATACACATTCTCGTGATGCTTCAAACAATGCGATAATTTCAGAATGGTTAGTGGAAGTTGCTACGAGATTGTTTTGTTGACTTCCATGAAAAAGCagttccaccatataagaatacgaAACCTGCCTGTGACCCGACGTTGTGAGATCACATAGATAGCCAGCGTTAGTATAACCTATCACAGTCATATCTTGTTTTTTATGATAGAATAAGCCAATATCTTTTGTGCCATataaatatctaaggatattcgTCGTTCATGCCCAATGATGTTCTGTTGGAGCAACACTATGTTTAGCTAGTAAATCTACCGCTAATGCAATATTAGGCCTGGCGCAATTTGCAAGGCACATTAGCGCATAAGTGCACTGAGATACGGGAACGCAGGTCCTAATATTACTTTGTCATCATCCCGAGGTCTAAAAGGATCTTTATATTCATATCAAGGGATCTGACAACCATGGGGGCTTTGGatggatatgatttatccatATTGAAAATTTCCAAAACCTTTTGAATATAAGCAGGTTGGTATACTAAATATCCCCGAGGGGAGGTGCACAAGCTGTAAGCCTAAGCAAAATTTGGTCTTtcccaaatctttcatctcaaaATTCGTCATTAGATGATTGCGTGCTTCGTCTATATTAGGCTACTTCCAATGTTATTAAGGTCATCAACGTACACAGAGATGGTACAAAATCCATGTGAGGACATCTTTATAAATACACAagggcaatcatcattatttgagtaACCTTTCTGAATGAGGAACCCACTCAAtcggttataccacattctacccgactgttttaagccataaAGTGACTTTTGTAATTTTAAACAATATGCGTTTTGATTTGCTTTGGGATTCGGCATTTTAAGTCCTTCAGAGACTTCCTGTACTCCTGGATGTATGTACTCTCATTCTTAATATACTTCATATACGCACTGGTTATACCTCTTTATCATTTTCAATATACTTCATTAAATATTCTAAGATACCTCAATATGCGTTTTATtgaaaaaaatatgttttattgAAAAAATATCAGTTGCGACGTACTTTTTATAATATACCTTTTTAAAGTATAAACAAAGCAGTATATACGTAAACCTTTAAAGATATGTAAACTCACATGATTTTTTTCATGAATATCACTTTAAGGTATCTAGTAATTATTAGTGAagtatattaaaaataataatgagatATAAAAGACTCATCTATGTGATACATGAGGAGAGGGAGTACGTACTCCCAAGAGTACATAGCCAAttttgtgtatatatatatatatatatatatatatgttcgaTTTGAGTGACCCATATAAATATGCAGTCATTACGTCCATTAACTGCATAGATAAATTCATTTGTATTGCCAAAGGTATTAAGTATCAAAACGTTATTCCACTCATGACAGGAGAGCAATGTTTCTATGGCGTAACGCGTTTTATGGCGACCGACCCCCTTCATAACATTATAACGCTTATGGCGTATGGCATGGCGACATCATAGACACAACCTTATGGCGAATGATAGCAAATTAAATCACAACTATGACCTAACTCTGTAATATGTATGACAACAAACTGTAGCACCAAATGAGTTGTACATGACTACATGGCTACATGCATACCTGGTGGTTGCCCAAGTTGTACAGATTGCATTCCCACGTGCTCCTCTCTCTTTGTTTCTTCAACACAGCCTACATTAGACACTGAAAAGTAAGTCCATATTCCATAGCTAAACAATAACAAACATTGTAAAACTAAGAATTAAATATGAGGATTGAGAAGACAGAAGAAACAAAGCTACCAAAACAAACCCAATAACATTACATAGCTCAACAACAATAGGAGTCCATAACCATAATCTTAAAGTCTAATGGCATAACTTAGGTTCACACAACAAATTTAACAAAAGACCGACTCTCTCATCGCTCAACTCCCAAATCCTTGATAGTCATTGTCAAAGTCACAATCTTCATTGGCATCCATGTTCTTGCCATCACCATTTGCAGCATTGGTCGCATCTTCTTCATCCTCACTTGacaaatcatgatcatcaataccGAACTCCTCCTCCACTTCCTCCACATCTTCAACTTGCTCCTCTCCCACACTTGATGAAGTCCCTCTACCTTGTTGGGTATGAGCAGCCTTAGGAAATTGACGATCTTGAAGCACTTGGGATGCACCAACAGCTACATCAATGCTGTCCCATGTCAGATCGTGCACAAGACCACGAGCACCTTGAGGTAGTTCCACCGTAGGGTCAACCCATTCATTGTTCCAATCGAAATCTTCAATGATTAGAGGATCATAGTCACCTTTACCCACATTCTCATGCCTCTTTTGGAACCTGCGCACAATAGTTCAACTTTTTGTGTTGTAGCCTGTTCCTTTTCTTTGTATGGATCTACAAATAGCAATCATACAATCAACAATAAAATAGCTTGCTGAAACTAAGATCAAATCAGCACATATAGGCGACAAGAAGTCAGCTCACCCCCTCAAAGACACTCCAATTGCGCTCACACCCGGAAGATGATGCACAAACACTAACAATGCGCTTTGCAAACCTTTGTAGATCAATTGTTCGGCCACCATATGACTTCCACCAATCAACTAAACAGCAAAAACATGCATATATTAAGCTGCTGTAATTTAATTGCTACAAAtgtattttctggaattaaatcaCAGAAATTTAGTTGCTGAAATTGAAAACACTTACGAGGGTTCCTTGTCCCAATATTTTGCATCGCCATCACATTACTAAAGGGCCCCCTTTGGTTCTCATAAAGAACAGCTTGTTGATCAATCTTGTTTCGAATCTCTTCATCTTCAGTCATTTTTCCAAGCACATCATTAAAACAGCCCCTTAGCTCCCCAACTAAGTCATCATCTCCTCTCTTCATAATGGGATAAAATTTTCCTTGGTTAAGATATTGGGCAGCCTCATACAATGGATGGTCCATTTGTTTCACCCAACGCTTCTCAACAATGGTCAATATCTTTTTTAGCAAAGTTTGCTTGTTGTTAGTACAAAAACGGTCCTTGATCTTCTCTTTTGCAAAAGCCATTAGTGCAGAAACCTCCGGCATGGCTGGCTTTACATCACCATCAACCACCCTTAGTACCGTGAGAAGTGGTGCTGAAGCTCTAAGGCAATCTTGTACTGTATTCCAAAACTCCCGTGGAAAGCACCGTATCATGCACATCCATCCCAGCCTTTGAGGTAGCCAATTTCTTTGATTTCACCAACCAATCTGTACTAACAAATAGACATCTCAAGGCAGTCTTATGTTTATGCAAGCTCTTCAAAGTAAGGAAAGCTGTGGCAAAGCGAGTGGCTCCGGCTCTCACAAGATTCTTCTTTGCAACATCCCTCATTGCAGCAAGAATCTTAGCACGCGCAATGCAAGATTTGAAGGGCTTCAACTTTCCTATATCTTCAAGCATAGGATACAAGCAATGAGCTGCACAAGGACTCCAATAAAGGGTTGGATGCCTCTCCATCAGGATACCACCTGCCCTCTTATAGTTAGCACCATTATCAGTCACAACTTGAATCACATTTCCTTTTCCTATTTCCTCAATCTTCTGCTCTAGCAAATCAGCTATCAAAGTTTTGAAGTATCGCTGATGCTTTTATACTTATATGTGTAGGCCTAATTTTTTTATGTagataacactttgaagatagtCGCTGTTATGGTATAGATCTCACAACAATAGTGAAC encodes:
- the LOC123437529 gene encoding pentatricopeptide repeat-containing protein At3g02330, mitochondrial, which encodes MSRAPPALAAPANSTFSHLFQLCARGGRAALDAGRAAHARMLVSGFVPTAFVSNCLLQMYARCADAAYARRVFDAMPHRDTVSWNTMLTAYSHCGDIATAVSLFDAMPNPDVVSWNTLVSSYCQRGMYGESVALFLEMARSGVASDRTTFAVLLKSCGALDDLALGVQIHALAVKAGLDIDVRTGSALVDMYGKCGSLDDAFFFFYGMPERNWVSWGAALAGCVHNEQYTRGLELFMEMQRSGMGVSQPAYASVFRSCAAKSCLSTGRQLHAHAIKNNFNTDRIVGTAIVDVYAKANSLVDAKRAFFGLPSHTVQTCNAMMVGLVRAGLANEALELFQFMTRSGIGFDAVSLSGIFSACAEIKGYLKGLQVHCLAMKSGFETDICVRNAILDLYGKCKALVEAYFIFQDMEERDSISWNAIIAALEQNGRYEDTVVHFNEMLRFGMEPDDFTYGSVLKACAALQSLEFGLMVHDKVIKSGLGSDAFVASTVVDMYCKCGMMTDAQKLHDRIGKQELVSWNAIMSGFSLNKQSEDAQKIFSQMLDIGLKPDHFTYATILDTCANLATIEIGKQIHGQIIKQEMLVDEYISSTLIDMYAKCGYMQDSLLMFEKAQKRDFVSWNAMICGYALHGQGAEALKMFDRMQREDVVPNHATFVAVLRACSHVGLLDDGCCYFHQMTTRYKLEPQLEHFACMVDILGRSKGPQEALKFIGTMPFEADAVIWKTLLSVCKIHQDVEVAELAAGNVLLLDPEDSSVYILLSNVYAGSGKWADVSRTRRLMKQGRLKKEPGCSWIEVQNEMHGFLIGDNVHPRSRELYDMLHDLIDEMKLSGYDPDSASFAEVDEEGSASEQDDLLGMVGG